Genomic segment of Nostoc sp. TCL240-02:
AACCCCAACTAGCCAGCACTTTTTTGCCATCATCGGTATGTTTATGGTGCTGTTTAACGGCGCACTGTTACAAGCATTAATCAGCCCACAACCCCAACCTGTTGTCTTAATTTGGGCAGGATTACAAAAATTTGGTGCTTCAATAGGCGTTTGTTTGGCTGTTATCAAGCTAATTTTTTCCCCATTCGCGCTGCTAATTGCTGGTTTTGACCTGTTATCAGGAGTATTGATTTTCTGGTACTTGTTTCGCTTGCGTACTTTTACACCAGGATACACTTATGAGCAACCAACCGCATAAACCTTACGGCACTCCTGAACCAACATATTCAGGGAATAAACGTTCCTTGATTTTAGCTGGTGGTGGAATGCGTGTAGCTTACCAAGCTGGAGCTATCCGCGCCTTACTCGAATCAGGACTATGTTTTAATCATGCGGATGGTACTTCCGGCGGTACGATGAATTTAGCAATGCTGCTATCTGGACTATCGCCGATTGAGATGTGCGATCGCTGGCGGACTTTGAATGTTAAAGATTTTGTCTCCTTTATCCCTCTAGAAAAATACCTCAAAGCCTGGGATTTGTTGTCTATGGGAGATGCAGACGGCATTATTGATCGCGTTTTCCCCCACTTGGGAATTGATATCAGCAAAATCAATGCCTCGCAGGGAATGGAAGGTACATTTAATGTTTGCAACTTTACTCACAAAACCAATGAAGTCATTCCCCACGATCGCCTAGATTTAGATTTATTGGTTGCAGGGATTTCTCTCCCCATCTTTATGCCACCTGTACAGAAAGGTGATTATCTCTACATGGATTCCGTGTGGATTAAAGATGTTAATCTCATGGAAGCGGTGCGCCGGGGTGCAGATGAACTTTGGGTATTGTGGTGCATTGGCAACAGTAGCGAATATCAAACGGGAATTTTTAATCAATATGTCCACATGATGGAACTGAGTGCGAACGGGGCATTTTTTGAAGAGTGCGATCGCATCAATGAAATCAACCAGAGAATTTTGCAAGGGGAGACAGTTTACGGACATACCCAACCGATCAAACTCCACCTCATCAAACCCGCTTATCCTTTACCTCTTGATCCTGATTATTACTTGGGGAACATTGATGGTGCAACTTTAGTTGATATGGGTTACGCCGATGCTAAACAATATTTGCAAACCATGTCACCCGCAGGATTGCCCCTTCAGCCAGACGCGACCCGAATGCCCAACAACTTGCCAGGAATGACTTTCCGTGAAAGGATGGCGGGTGGATTTGTTTTAAATGAGACTGACCCGATCCAGGGTGCAGCAAAAGGCAAAGCGCACAATTCCTCACTCTCATTACAACTGACAATTAACATTTGTGACTTAAAACGTTTTTTGGGTGATACCACTTACACTGCTAGTATTGCTGGTAATATTAGTTTTGCAGATTTTGGCGAACACATTCCCCTCAAAAGAGGCGTGTTTAACCTGTTTGCTCATAACCATAATCCCGAATCTAAATACATTACTTATGAACTTGCTTTTGAACATGGTAATCAAGATTACTACTTAGTAGGCAAGAAAGAACTGCATAACGATCCGGGATTTGATTTGTGGCAAGACATGACAACTATCTATACTTACTTACATCAAGGTACAGATGAAAACAGTCCGATTATCGGTGCAGGAATTTTAACCCTAGATGTGGGTGACGTAGCCAAGTGCGTTTCCGGGTGGCGAATCACTAACGCCAAGTCACTGGCAGAGAAAGCTACATTATTGGCAGAGTTTGGTAGTTTTTTCTGGGGCAATATTTGGGAAACTTACCAACCGTAAATTCCAAATTAAACCTCTGCTGAGTGGAGTATAAAGGTTTAAAGGTGTAGGGAAAATACATTTTCATGTTTAGTTGTGCAATTTTCTCTTGAATCCTTCCTGCCTTCTCCCAAAGGGAGACGCTAAAAGCGATCTGCCTTCTGCCTTTTTTCACAACTTTTCAGGAGATATTAACATGAGCGATCGCCTTACGCCTTTACCCTCATCATTCTTATTCGGTGTTGCAACTGCTGACCATCAGTGTGAAGCTTACGATTCCCAGTTTGAAGATATTCGAGATGTATGGGAACGTCGTCGCGGTATTACGGTCAGGGGTCGAGCTACTGACTTTTGGCATCGCTACGCTGAAGATATCGCCTTAGCTCAGTCCCTTGGTTGCAAGTCCTTCCGGTTTTCGATTGCTTGGTCACGGGTAGAACCTGAACCCGGTAAGTTCAGTGAAGAAGCTTTTGAACATTATCGCCAAGTAATTGAAACTATCAGATCGCATGGTTTAGAACCAATTGTAACTCTGCATCACTTCACTCATCCCATCCATGTAGAAGCACGGGGGGGGCTAACTGCGCCAGAATTTCCAGCTATTTTTGCTAACTACGCCACAGAAGTCGCCAAGCGTTTGGGTCATTTGGCACGTTATTGGATTAGCTTTAACGAACCTAGTCAATTAATTTACGGTTACATCAAACCTTGGTGGGAAAGAGCCTATTTTATGCCCCCAGGTTTGGAGCGTGGTGCGACTTTTGCCGATCAAATGACCGCCGTGCAGAAACTCATGCGGAATTTGTTTGTTTCCCATACACGCGCCAGAAAGATTCTCAAAGAATACAACCCAGATGCTCAAGTGGGAGCAAACCCCATGTTATTGGGTCTGCCTCTATGGTTGCAGAAATTGGTGGATCGCAATGTCACTAATCTGCGTCGTCCCGAAGATATGATTTCCCAGGGTAAACGTTTTACTGAGCGTAGTTTGTTGGAAAAGGGAAAAGTTGATGTTGTCATTGCTAATTTGACTATTACCGCCGAGCGACAACAGCAAGTAGCGTTTTCGGAAACTTATTATCAGGCGGGGCAATTTCTCTTAGTCAAAGCCAGCAGTCCCATTCAGCAACCAGAAAATCTAGCTCAGAAAACAGTAGCAGTTGTCAAGAGTTCGACGGCGGAATCTGCCATAGAATACCTGTTACCCACAGTTGAAGTCAAAGTAGTAGAAGATTACGCTGATGCCTTGCAAGCCTTGGATTATGAGCAAGTGAGTGCCATTCTTGCAGATGACACAATTCTCTTGGGTCTGATGAGACAACAACCAGGGCAATATCGACTGGTGGGTAAAAATGGTGAAGGGCTGACAGTAGAGAACTATGGCGCAGCTGTAGTTAAAGGCGATCGCGCCCTCTTGAATATTGTAGATACAGTAGTGCGACAGTTTAAAGAATCCGGGGCTTGGCAAGCTAGCTATAGTCATTACTTCCCCAATCAACCCGTCCCACCTGTACCAAAAATCGGCAGACGTTCAACCCTAGCTGACATCACCACAGGCGGATCTTCTAGTCCAACTATCGGACAGCCTCAACCCGGTACACCACTGCGACGTATTCAAGACCGTGATTATTTAGTTGTCGCAGTCAAAGAAAACGTACCTGGCTTTGGCTACCGCGACCCCAAAACCGGAGAATTTAGCGGCTTAGAGATTGATTTAGCGCGTTTAATTGCCAAGCAAATCTTCGGCGATCCCAGCAAAGTGAAATTTATCGCCGTTTCCACCCAACAACGCTTACCCGTACTGCGATCGCTCACCCGCATCTTTGACCCAATTTTCAAGATTTTCAGCGTACTTTCCACATCATTGACAAGTAACTGGTGGCACTTAGGTATGGCTGGGAAATTACCCACATTTCTCTGTCCTCAAGAATGTGTAGGTCAACAAGATTTTGTTGGTTTTGACTATTACTGGGGGATTAGCAATCTCCGACTCAACCGCATTCAACAATTAATGGATGCTGCTTTTGGACGTTTTAGTAATGCGCCAGTTTGGTCTGGTGTTCTCTACGATATGCTCAAATTCCACGCCCAGTTATTCCCCGATAAAGAGATTATGATTATTGAGAATGGCTGTGTAGAAGTAGCCGATAAAGTCGTCAAGCGTGAAGACTACATTCGCCAGCATCTCCAACAAGTGCAACGCGCCCGTCAAGACGGGATAAACGTCATCGGTTACGTCTCCTGGTGTATCACCTCTAACCGCGAGTGGGGTCTGAAATTTGGTCCAGATAGCGATTTTGGGCTATATCACATTGACCTAGATACAGACCCAGAACTCAAACGCCAACCAACCCCAGCCGCTAACTTATACCGCGATATCATCAAACAAAACAGCGTCTAATACCAATCCAAAATTCAAAAATCCATATTTTACAAGGGTTTCTGAGAAATATGTATTGGTGAATTTTGGAGCAATACGGTTCAGTTAGTGCCAAAAACCTTTCAGGACTTACGCAAAAACTCACTGAAAATCTTATTCCTTTGTGTCCTTTGTGTCCTACCCTACGGGAAGCCGCTCCGCGTCTATGCGGTTCGTTTTTTCTTAATTTTCGCTAAGTCTTGTCCTTAACTGAACGGTATTGAATTTTGGAGGATTGCTACAAACCACAAACCCTCCAAGTTTAAAAAATCATATATGTAGAGACGCACAACTTCGCCTCTCTACATCTCACTCAACCCCTTAATACCCATGCCCAAAACAGTTTTCATCACCGGAACATCCAGTGGAATTGGGAAATTCACCACCATATACTTCGCGCGACAAGGCTGGAACGTTGCAGCCACGATGCGAAACCCCAGCCAAGACCAGAATTTCCGTGAATTTTCTAACATCAAAGTATATTTTTTAGATGTTACAGATAATAACAGTATTCAAACTGCGATCGCTTCTGCCATCCAAGATTTTGGTCAAATTGATGTTTTAGTAAATAACGCTGGTTATGGTGTAGATGGTGTATTTGAAGCCATGACTGATGAAATAATCGCCAAACAATTCAATACCAACGTCTTTGGCTTGATGCGAATCACACAAGCGATCATTCCCCATCTGCGTCAACAAGGTGGTGGCACTATTATTCAAATTGCCAGTATGGGAGGACGAATTACTTTCCCTTTGTATAGCATTTATCACAGTTCCAAATGGGCGGTAGAAGGGTTTAGCGAAGCTTTGCACTATGAATTAGAACCATTCAATATCAAAATTAAAATTATTGAACCAGGTGTGATTAAAACTGAATTTTACGAAAATAATCGAGCGATCGTGCGTGATGATTTGCCCATGTATCAACCATTAGTAGATACTGCACAAAGGGTATCCCAAGAAGCGGGAAGAAAAGGAGAGCCGCCAGAATTAGTTGCTCAGGCAATATTTAAAGCAGCCATTGATCATAGTTATAAAATGCGCTATCCCGTTGGTCAACCTGCGCCCATTTTGCTCATGCTACGTAAATTGTTGCCCGATTATTGGTTTTTCTCCATCATCAAACGTATTTATAAAGTATAAATATACCTAGAAAAAATTATCTGCTTACCTGAGATTTACCACAATATAATTGGTAAACCTGCAATGATAGAGGCAATACCTGTCCAAAGAGTGAACTGTTCAAGGTTTCCTTCATCCAAAGCAAGACTCATTTGCTTAATTGCTGATAATAGTCCAGCTAATAGTAGTACAAAGAATGCAAAATATCTCAAAGCAATCATACTTTGCCCTACTTGAATGTAAAAGTAAACATAATAGGTTTCTAACAGGCTCTACCATGTTTTTCTGTTTCAGATTTAGCACTTTAGAGGCTACAGCGATAATGATTGATTTTGAACCTTGAGATAGGTTATTGCGTCAGTATGTTGATCAACAGGGTCGTGTAGATTATATTGCTTGGAAAACAGAGCAACCTCAAGTGCTAGGAGATTAGTTGTCAAGTCAAAAAATCTGGACTTTACATCTCATTGCAACACTTTTGAGCAATTGGAATTGTGAATCAACCAAATAAATTTACTTTAACGACTAGTACAACACGGCGGAAATAAACCAATCATTCCAAATCAACAAAACCCTGATGCTGTATTCATTTTTAATTTTTAATTTTTAATTCCGCCTTGCGGTACTAGCTACTTATAAAACCAGATTCACCACGCTTGAAATGGAACTAAGCACAGGGGTTGACATTTGCTGTTACTATTTCCGCAGTGCTGTATTAGCATCATAATCAGGCAGTATAGTTTCTACGTCACGCAAAGTGCGGAAAGCATATCCACTTAAGCCAATAAGTAACATCCCTAACGAAGAGATGAAGTACAAAACTGCCATACCCGAACCTTTTCCCGTACCGAATATCCAGCCTAATATGGGGACAAGACTACCATCTGGCATCATTGCAGGTTCAAAAATATAGTCGGCTAGTGGCCCAGCTATCAAATAAGCAACTGTTGAAGCAATCAACGTTACAACCTTTAGAGTCGCAAAAACACGTCCTTGTATCTGAGGATTAACCTTGGTTAGCCAGATAGCATCACAGGAACTGCCAAGTATGGGAAAATTCAGAGATGAACAGAATTGAGCTGGAATCCAAATCAATGGTGTCTTAGCTAGACCAAAGATAATTTTGCCCAAACCAACACCGATCATACCAAGTAGCACCCCATCTATACGACGCTTAAAACCACCCCAGGTATTGATGAGCAATACCCCAACTATTCCACCAATTCCTGCTGCTGAGGCTAAAGTGCCTAACACCTTAGCATCATTGCCAGTCAGCGCTAGAACCATCGGTGAATGGATTGAGAGTCCAAAGTCATAGGCAAATGTAAATACAAATGCTAACACTAGCATGGCAAGCAAACTTGGACGTACAGCAATGTAATGCCAACCAAAGTAAATCTCCTGCTTCCAATTAGTGAAACTTTGAATGTTTACTGTTGTCATACTAGGTTGTGGGATATGTACTCCTAAAACCGTGGTGACAGCGAATACAAAACTCACAATATCGATAATTAATATCCCAACAAGCCCAATAACTGAGTAGAGAATGCCTGCTAGTGTTGGCGCGATGATACTAGAACCGTAATCAGCTAAAAATCTCAGACTGCTAACACGACTGTAGTGCTGCTTGGGCATCATCGTAGATATAGATGTTGAGTAAGCCAGTTCTTGAATTACCTCAAAAATACCTTGGATAGCGACAGCTAAGTATAAATGCCATAATTGCAGATGTGTAGTTGAATAAAGTAGTAAGACAGCGATCGCTACAACACCACTGACTGTATCCCCAACTATCATTAGATATTTACGGTTCCAACGATCTACAATAAACCCAGCGATAGGAGCAATCAATACTTGTGGCAATTGTGCAAACAACCCAAATAACGCTATTGCTGTAACCTGATGCGTTAGTTCCCATATCCAGATAGTGAATGCGAAGCCAGTCATGCCACTACCAATAATAGAAACGGTTTGACCAAGCCAAATAATGATGAATATACGCACTTGTATGAGTCTTAAATAATAGGTTTGTGGCGGTTGGCAAATTAACCTTCAATTAATCTTGATGGTTCTTTGATAGTTCTATTACCTGATTGTGGCGGACAGATTTTTCCCGGTAGCGATGTTGGTACATGACAAAGCCACTTATAAATAAAATCAAGGGTGATAATCCGACAAATACGTAGAGAATGCGCGTGGATAAACCACCAAATGTACCATAGTGTAGGGGAGTAAAAGAGTTGAGGATGCGATCGCCCAATGGCATTTTTAAAGCATTATCAACTCGCAAAACTTTACCCGTGTATTGGTCAAGATAAACATTACTCTGACCACGTTCGGCATTTTCCTGGGGTAGCTTAAAGCTAATTGTCAAACTGTCTTCAGGTTGACCAGGAAAGGAAATACTTCTGACCATAGCACCTGGCAAGGCAGCATCAGCAATCTTTAGTTGTTCTGCAAGTCGCAACGGTAACTGACCAGGCTTGGGCACAGAAACAGGTTCTGGTTGCTTTTTAGTAAATGTTACTGCATAAATGATGGGTTCAGTGAAGTCGTAGAAATTCCAGCAGAAGCCAGTAAAGGCAGTCAGTGTCAGGAACACCACTGTAATAATGCCTGCTACTTTATGAATGTCGAAGTTCAGCCGCTTTGGATGAGCATTCCACTTAATCTTGAATCCTGCAATCAGCCTGCGCCATCCAGGCCAGAGAATGACACCCGTAATACTCAGAACGAGCAACAGCAATGCTATAACTCCGACGATGGACATCCCAATGTCTCCAGCCATCAGATTATAATGAAGTTCATACAACAAAAGAATCAATGTTCTGTCCGATCGCTCACCCATGATTGCACCAGTATAAGGATTGACAAAAACATCTATCCCTTTGTCATCAGTAGCAACGAAGGCAAACATAATTGGTTCATTTGACTCTGAAGGGATATAGACTTTATTAAGTTTTAAGTCCTTTCGAGATGAATCATATTCCGCTTTCACAGTATTTACTACTGACTCTAGAGACAGTGGCGCTTCTTGGGGAGAGATATATCCAAACTGTTGGGCTACTAAAAAGTGGTTAATTTCCTTCTGAAAGACCAATAAACTACCTGTCAAGCCAATTATAATTAGCACAAATCCCATAGCTAAACCGAGGTAGCGGTGTAGAGTAAATGCCCAGTTACGGAATGTCTTGGATTTCATTGCAGATACCCTTTACATACATTGATTACCCTTCTCATTCCTTCTGTTGAAGGGGAAGAAAACTGATTCCTTCTCCCTCGCCTTACTAAAAGGAGGTTTAAAGAGAATTTAAAAACTGAATGAAATTGTGCCATGAACTGTAAAAGGTGCTTGTGGGAATACATAAAAGCCGTTGGTTTCGTAGTATTTCACATCAAACAGATTTTTGAAATTGAGTGCGGCTCCCCAATCATCACGTTTGTAGAAGATAGTCGCATCGGTTCTAACATAGGAAGGAAGAGTAAACGGATCGCTCTGGTTAGTAATGCGATCGCCTATAAAAAATAACCCTGCACCAAAACCGAACCCTTGCAAATCACCACTCTGGATTTCATAAGTTGTCCATAGACTAGCGCCGTGATAGGGTGCATTTACCAAACGCGAACCTTTCAAAGAAGGATCGTTGTCTTCGCTGACATAGGCATCATTTAGGAAACCAGAAGCTACTATCTTCCAACCGGGTGTAATTTCTCCTGCCACATCCAGTTCAATTCCGCGACTTTTTACCTCTCCGACTGCAAAGAATACATCAGGATTATTAGGATCAACTGTCGGTATATTGGTCTTTGTAATATCATAAGCTGCTAACGTCAGCGATATCTGACGGCTCAGATCGGCTTTAATCCCGACTTCATACTGAGTACCCCGCGAAGGCTCCAGTGCTTCTCCATTCGACCTAAAATTATTGGGTACAAAGGAACGGCTATAACTGATATATAGCGAGATTGGTTCTATTGGCTGATAAACTAATCCGACACGCGGAGAAAAGGCTGTATCATAAAAATTAGATTCTTCTGGATCACTACCATTAATTGTGTCAGAAATGAATTTATTCTTGTAATCAACAAAATCATATCTGCCGCCGACGAGCAATTTCAAATTTGGCAGCAATGTCACTTGATCTTGTAAATAAATTGCTGCTGTATTTGTGGTTGAATCGGACTTTACTGCATAGGTAAAACTTTCACGGGATGGAATTTCATATCTATAGACAGGAGCGAAGATATTTAGTGATGAAATACTTGCTTGATCGAGTGAATAGTTACTAATGCTTCTACTAAATTCCACACCAAAAAGTAGCTGATGTTGAATTGATCCAGTTTTGAATTCACTAATCAAATCGGTTTGCAGCGATAAATCGTTACTTTGTCCAGGAGAAAGACCTGTAGAGTAGTCTCGCGATAAGATATCGCCAACTAACTCATTAGGATTAATGTGTGTATCATTTGTCTCAATAAATTGACCAGATAAATTACTCCGCAGACGCAAGTTTTCATTAAATCGATGGTTTAGGGTTAAAGCAAAGCGGTTATTTTCAATATCAATCGAGTCGCTTGGTTCGCCTAAATTCCGGCTGATAGGGAGGTTAAGAAAAACACTATTAGGTAAAAAACCACGATCGAATACTCTATTGACCTTTGTGTATTCGTATTCTAAAGAGATGTTTGTGGCATCATCAATCTTGTAGCTGACAATGGGAGAGATAGAGAAAACATCCCCATTGACAAAATCACGAAAACTACCAGAGTTTTCATAGGCAATATTGAGACGATATAAAAGATTTTTCTCTGGAGTTAGGGGCCCAGAAATATCAATGGACGAACGATAAAAACTGTAACTTCCTACTGTAAATTCACCTGCGTAGTAGGGTTCATTTAACGGTTGTTTTGTGACGTAATTGACAATACCACCTGGTTCAAATTGACCATACAGCACTGAAGCTGGGCCTTTTAGAACTTCAACCTGTTCGACGTTTGCGCCATAGATAAAAGCGTTTTGAGTTTTGAAGCCATTTCTCAGGATGTTTGAGTTGACAAATCCCCGAATCGTTAAGTCATCTACAGCGCCGCTATAGCCTGTTCCCACTGATACACCAGACACGTTACGGGCTGCATCTGAAATCCGAGTGATTCCCTGCTCCTCAATTACTTGTTTAGGTACAACTTGAATGGACTGAGGAATATCGCGCAGTGGAGTGTCGGTTCTGGTTGCAGTTGATGTTTCAGGTACACGATATTTATCTTGTTCACCCGTCACTACCAGTTCAATCGGTTCATCACTCGCCGAGGAAGGTTGACTTGGCGGAGTTTTTATTTCTGGCTGATTTGCTTCCGGCTTTTGTGGTATTTGTGTTTGTTGTCCCTGCGATGTGGAAGAGGCAGCACTAGCCACACTCAAAATCAAACCCTCGTCAGGACTGTCAAACAACTCTACAGTCGGTACACTCGCCTCACCAATCACCGTGACTCGGATAGTATTGGCATCAAAGTTTGCCACCGTTATCTCAGTAATACTTGCAACTGGCCGCTCCGAGCGAAATGTAAATGTATCACCTGAAGGTAAGCGTAGTTGTGCGTTGGGAATATCAGCGATAAAATTATTGCCCGAACTGCGATTCACCAGTTGTAATTTTTCACCAAGGGCAGTTTGTAAGATCACATCCACACCCTGAGTGGTGGGATTAGCCTTAACTGCACTCACTGGTACAATTTCCGTGGCACTCTCTTGGCTGAGTTGTGGTGGTTGTCGAAGTATCTCTGCACTCTTGCCAGGATGTACTAACTTACTTATTCGTTGAATCTCTCTGATTGTTTCCCCAGTAAATGGTTGATTGGAATTAGCATCTGTTGGAGTTGACTTGAGATGCTCTGATACACCTATCCCTACTTCTTCACTTCTAGCAGCAGTTGCGATCGATACAGTCAAAGAGCTTGTTAATAACAGGTAGGGAAGCAATTTTTTCAGTTTCATTCCAAATTCAGATCCTCACGTCTACTAGTCGTGTTAAAGCTTAATAGAAAAGTTTTTCATTTCAAATCTGAAATTAAACTATTTTAGCCATAAAGTAAAGTGAGAATATATTGCAAGATTCTTGATAGTCTTTATCAAAGTTTTTCAGTCTCCTAAAGCCACAAGATAGTTAGTCTCTTAAACAGATGCGCTCAAATTGATACAGACAGAAGATAAATTTCATTAGAGAAAATGCTCTAATAGCCAATGTTGCAAGCTTCAGACAGATATTAATTAATTCAATTAGTAGTATATAATTATACTACTAATTGAATTGAAATTCCTTAATACATAGCAGGAAAATCAGAACTATACCTTTTAAGGTGAGTAAAAATTTGTTCAATGAATTCCTCTTTAAGTTCTTGACTATGTATTCTGTAAGTCTATAGTAGTTAAATAAAATACTAGCATTATTTATAGACACTGAGTAAAAACAATAGTTTTTATGAGTCACCTTGAAAGGATAGTCCTGTATCGGTTACTGATACCAAAATTTAGCAATATATCAAACCAGCAGAAAGACAACAATATATAAAAAACTGATGATCAAAATTTTATTGATAATAATTATCTATTAATTACTAGTTGCTTAAAGGAATCTATTCCATTAGACTAAGCATAATTAATTGAAAGAAACTCTCAATAAAGTCTTAATTTGATATTTGCAATAGCATTCAGTACTTTGCAAAAAAATCTCGTTTTTTGAGTTATCTATACGTTAACTTTCAAGAAACACGAGCTGAAACCACTATAAAATGGTAAATTTGGGTGGAATGAAGTGTTTATTTCATTTGTAGCGGGTGCTGTGCCGCCAGTTTTTCTTGCCTTTTATCACTAAATTAAGGATTTTGGGCTTTCTACTTAGTGCTTAAAAACCCAGATTTTTTAGTGCAAGATGTGAGCATCTATAGGAATCATATTTGATTTTTGAACAAAATTAGGTATTGTAGGGTGTGTTAGAACGTAGTTCGTAACGCACCATTATCAAGGGTTTGGTGTCGTACTCTCTGCGATAACACAACGCCAGGTCGCTCAAGTTGGGAAACCCGCCCATGCGACTGGTTCCCTTACGTATCTTTTCAGAAATCAAATTGAAATCCTATATCCTTTCTATGTATTAATGCTGGCTAGGATTCGTAAAATTTCAATTATTTCTACCCCTCCCGACTACCCTGTCATGCCTCTTTTTCAGCTACTTCTATAAAGATGGTAGTCAATAGAATTTCGATTTCACATAGAGAAAAGAACAATGTAAATACAACAGTCTATATTCTTGTGTAAAATTATTTTGCATCAAAAAAACTTATGAATATTGTAGATTTTTCAGTGTTGTTAATATGCTGTTTAAGTTTTGGATTTAGCTGTATTGAATCAAGTGTTAATCTGGATAGCCTTCATTGGGGATTTATGTATGTGCAAGCCCTCGATCTAAAAAGAGGCTTAATTCCTTATCAAGAAACATTCACTATTTATGGGATTCTGACAAGCTGGATTCAAAGTCTTTCTCTAACTTTATTTGGAGAAAGGATGATATCTATAGGTATAGCTACTGGTATCTTTTATTCTGTAAGTATTTTTTTGTCATATCAAATATTTTTAAAAATTCTGCCTAAATATTTTGCCTATTTTTCAACTCTTGTGATTTTTCTTTTGCATACGTATATTATCTATCCATGGTCAAATTACTACTCATATACATTTTTATTATTATCGGTACTGGTATTTATTAATGCAAGAAAAAACACTAATTATATGTTTTTTTCTGGATTCTTTTTAGGATTATCTTTATTATGTAGATACTCATCAGTTCAAGCAACATTACCTCCTTTCTTGCTATTTTTTGTTTACGAAACTCTTTTAAAAAGAGATAGCAAAAAAACCAATTTTTCAAACATTTTGTTTTTTAGTTTAGGATTTTTAATTCCAATA
This window contains:
- a CDS encoding patatin; protein product: MMNNGKILRLSLIGIAIFTIVSGLLQMVLPSLVLYIVSAEVTPTSQHFFAIIGMFMVLFNGALLQALISPQPQPVVLIWAGLQKFGASIGVCLAVIKLIFSPFALLIAGFDLLSGVLIFWYLFRLRTFTPGYTYEQPTA
- a CDS encoding patatin-like phospholipase family protein, translated to MSNQPHKPYGTPEPTYSGNKRSLILAGGGMRVAYQAGAIRALLESGLCFNHADGTSGGTMNLAMLLSGLSPIEMCDRWRTLNVKDFVSFIPLEKYLKAWDLLSMGDADGIIDRVFPHLGIDISKINASQGMEGTFNVCNFTHKTNEVIPHDRLDLDLLVAGISLPIFMPPVQKGDYLYMDSVWIKDVNLMEAVRRGADELWVLWCIGNSSEYQTGIFNQYVHMMELSANGAFFEECDRINEINQRILQGETVYGHTQPIKLHLIKPAYPLPLDPDYYLGNIDGATLVDMGYADAKQYLQTMSPAGLPLQPDATRMPNNLPGMTFRERMAGGFVLNETDPIQGAAKGKAHNSSLSLQLTINICDLKRFLGDTTYTASIAGNISFADFGEHIPLKRGVFNLFAHNHNPESKYITYELAFEHGNQDYYLVGKKELHNDPGFDLWQDMTTIYTYLHQGTDENSPIIGAGILTLDVGDVAKCVSGWRITNAKSLAEKATLLAEFGSFFWGNIWETYQP
- a CDS encoding family 1 glycosylhydrolase — translated: MSDRLTPLPSSFLFGVATADHQCEAYDSQFEDIRDVWERRRGITVRGRATDFWHRYAEDIALAQSLGCKSFRFSIAWSRVEPEPGKFSEEAFEHYRQVIETIRSHGLEPIVTLHHFTHPIHVEARGGLTAPEFPAIFANYATEVAKRLGHLARYWISFNEPSQLIYGYIKPWWERAYFMPPGLERGATFADQMTAVQKLMRNLFVSHTRARKILKEYNPDAQVGANPMLLGLPLWLQKLVDRNVTNLRRPEDMISQGKRFTERSLLEKGKVDVVIANLTITAERQQQVAFSETYYQAGQFLLVKASSPIQQPENLAQKTVAVVKSSTAESAIEYLLPTVEVKVVEDYADALQALDYEQVSAILADDTILLGLMRQQPGQYRLVGKNGEGLTVENYGAAVVKGDRALLNIVDTVVRQFKESGAWQASYSHYFPNQPVPPVPKIGRRSTLADITTGGSSSPTIGQPQPGTPLRRIQDRDYLVVAVKENVPGFGYRDPKTGEFSGLEIDLARLIAKQIFGDPSKVKFIAVSTQQRLPVLRSLTRIFDPIFKIFSVLSTSLTSNWWHLGMAGKLPTFLCPQECVGQQDFVGFDYYWGISNLRLNRIQQLMDAAFGRFSNAPVWSGVLYDMLKFHAQLFPDKEIMIIENGCVEVADKVVKREDYIRQHLQQVQRARQDGINVIGYVSWCITSNREWGLKFGPDSDFGLYHIDLDTDPELKRQPTPAANLYRDIIKQNSV
- a CDS encoding SDR family oxidoreductase; this translates as MPKTVFITGTSSGIGKFTTIYFARQGWNVAATMRNPSQDQNFREFSNIKVYFLDVTDNNSIQTAIASAIQDFGQIDVLVNNAGYGVDGVFEAMTDEIIAKQFNTNVFGLMRITQAIIPHLRQQGGGTIIQIASMGGRITFPLYSIYHSSKWAVEGFSEALHYELEPFNIKIKIIEPGVIKTEFYENNRAIVRDDLPMYQPLVDTAQRVSQEAGRKGEPPELVAQAIFKAAIDHSYKMRYPVGQPAPILLMLRKLLPDYWFFSIIKRIYKV
- a CDS encoding MFS transporter; protein product: MRIFIIIWLGQTVSIIGSGMTGFAFTIWIWELTHQVTAIALFGLFAQLPQVLIAPIAGFIVDRWNRKYLMIVGDTVSGVVAIAVLLLYSTTHLQLWHLYLAVAIQGIFEVIQELAYSTSISTMMPKQHYSRVSSLRFLADYGSSIIAPTLAGILYSVIGLVGILIIDIVSFVFAVTTVLGVHIPQPSMTTVNIQSFTNWKQEIYFGWHYIAVRPSLLAMLVLAFVFTFAYDFGLSIHSPMVLALTGNDAKVLGTLASAAGIGGIVGVLLINTWGGFKRRIDGVLLGMIGVGLGKIIFGLAKTPLIWIPAQFCSSLNFPILGSSCDAIWLTKVNPQIQGRVFATLKVVTLIASTVAYLIAGPLADYIFEPAMMPDGSLVPILGWIFGTGKGSGMAVLYFISSLGMLLIGLSGYAFRTLRDVETILPDYDANTALRK
- a CDS encoding PepSY domain-containing protein produces the protein MKSKTFRNWAFTLHRYLGLAMGFVLIIIGLTGSLLVFQKEINHFLVAQQFGYISPQEAPLSLESVVNTVKAEYDSSRKDLKLNKVYIPSESNEPIMFAFVATDDKGIDVFVNPYTGAIMGERSDRTLILLLYELHYNLMAGDIGMSIVGVIALLLLVLSITGVILWPGWRRLIAGFKIKWNAHPKRLNFDIHKVAGIITVVFLTLTAFTGFCWNFYDFTEPIIYAVTFTKKQPEPVSVPKPGQLPLRLAEQLKIADAALPGAMVRSISFPGQPEDSLTISFKLPQENAERGQSNVYLDQYTGKVLRVDNALKMPLGDRILNSFTPLHYGTFGGLSTRILYVFVGLSPLILFISGFVMYQHRYREKSVRHNQVIELSKNHQD